One window of the Nicotiana tabacum cultivar K326 chromosome 4, ASM71507v2, whole genome shotgun sequence genome contains the following:
- the LOC142179840 gene encoding uncharacterized protein LOC142179840 has translation MNYTTTEKELLAVVWAFEKFPAYLVGTKVVVNSNHAAIRNTRSEGHKKISTRPSIKARNHEHVEEGRQIKEVFPNEQLFAITQDPPLWYVDYVNYIMSGVLPPKIKSEARKRFLHNVNFYYWDEPFLYRQCADLLMRRCILEKEVELVLYDYYASPYGGYHGHYWIAANVLQSGFFWPTLFKDAHAFVKKYDQC, from the exons ATGAATTACACCACCACTGAAAAGGAGTTGTTGGCCGTTGTGTGGGCCTTTGAGAAATTTCCAGCATACTTGGTGGGAACAAAAGTTGTAGTCAATTCCAACCATGCAGCAATAAG AAATACGAGATCGGAAGGGCACAAAAAAATAAGTACCCGACCATCTATCAAGGCTAGAAATCATGAGCACGTGGAGGAAGGTAGACAAATTAAGGAGGTATTTCCTAATGAGCAACTTTTTGCTATCACCCAAGACCCTCCCCTATGGTACGTGGATTATGTGAATTATATTATGAGTGGGGTACTTCCTCCCAAAATTAAATCTGAAGCTAGAAAGAGGTTTCTACATAATGTGAACTTCTACTactgggatgagccattcttatacaGACAGTGTGCTGATCTGTTGATGAGGAGATGCATTCTTGAAAAGGAGGTGGAATTAGTGTTGTATGATTATTATGCCTCGCCTTATGGAGGTTATCATGGACACTATTGGATAGCTGCAAATGTTTTACAGTCTGGGTTTTTTTGGCCAACattgttcaaggatgcccatgcatTTGTTAAGAAGTATGACCAGTGTTAG